Within Macaca nemestrina isolate mMacNem1 chromosome 12, mMacNem.hap1, whole genome shotgun sequence, the genomic segment GCTGCATACCCACCTGCTTGTCCCAGAAACCCCCTTGGCTCCTTGTCCAGGTGACTACTTTCCAGAGAAATCCACCAAGTACGTGTTTGACTCAGCGCCCAGCCACTCCATCTCCGCCCGAACAAAGACGTTCCGAGTGGACAGCACCCCAGGTCTGCAGCAGCCCCAACCATCCTCAGCCAAATGGACCTGTGGATCCTGGGTGGGGTGGGTGAGATGGGGCAGCCTGACGGCTGATCTCCAGAGTTGGGGGAACCCAGGGAAGGAGCTGTGGGCCATGTTCCGGCCTGAAGCTCCAGTCCAGAGTTGGGGGAGCCCCAGGGAAGCGGTGGGCCCTGTTCCGGCCTGAGGCTCCCGTCCAGAGTTGGGGGAGCCCCAGGGAGGGAGCGGTGGGCCCTGTTCCACCCTGAGGCTCCCGTCCACCCTGAGGCTCCCGTCCACCCTGCAGGCCCCGCTGCGTACATGCTGCCCATGGTGATGGGGCCCAACACCGTCGGCAAGGTCTCCCAGCCCTCCTTTTCCATCAAGGGCCGCAGCAAGCTGGGCAGCTTCAGCGACGACCTACACAAGGCAAGGGTCACCCCAGCTGAGAACGGAGAATCACCCCCAGTCATCTGAACCCTCCCCCAGAACCCAGGACTCACCAGCTCGGCCCTGCCTTGCCAATGCCCCTCAGCCCTCTCAGCCCTTCATCCTCTGGGTGCCTGCCACATGCTGGGGTCATGCTGCAGTGCTGAGGAGGGGCAGGCAATAGGCCAGAAGGGAGAGGCCCAGGCCCCAGCTTGGACAGTGCTGAGGACAAGAGATGGGGTTTATGAAGCACTGcctggagagagagaggcaaTCTTAGATAGGATGGCATggaaagaaggggaggaggaaaaaataaaccaTGAGCTGTTTGCGGGAGGAGGGTCCTGGTTTCAGAAACAGCCAGTGCGAAGGCCctgggtggcacatgcctgagaGCTTGAGGGGCCTGAGATGGGAAAGCAGCATCGTGGCACCCAGCAGCCCTTGTCCACGTTGGTTTTGCCAGCCCCAGGCCCTCAGGTCCAGCGGGGCAGCGACAGCCTCTCTCACACAGGCTCAGGGATGTTCCCAGGACTGGCACACACGGGGGAGGTCATTGCCAGCGTGAGGCTGAAATGGAGGAAGCGACCCCCACATGAGAAGGTGCCCCACAAGCAGGGGGGTGTGGTCTCCACAGTgtgacagaagacagaaggggaCCCTGATGCACGGGCACCAACTTGTAGCTGACCCTGTTGACTCGGCCTGAAACCCTCCATCCAAGTTTGCTCCCTGTCCTCTAGGGCCATGCGCCCTGGGTAGGCCGAGTTTGTCTGAGCCTCCTTTACCTCTCAGACCCCAGGTCCCGCAGCCTACCACCAGACTGACGTGCAGGTGACCAAGTTCAAGGCTCCGCAGTACACCATGGCTGCCCGTGTAGAGCCCCCAGGGGACAAGACCCTCAAGCCAGGACCAGGCGCCCACAGCCCTGAGAAGGTCCAGGAAGAGCACAGCTCAGAGGGGTCAGGGTGGGGTCGGGGGCCTGACCCAGAGGAACATGTAGGAAAGAGCAGGGGAGGGGGGTTGGGACACAGACAAGGGGAAACAGCGTTGGGCTATGGAAGGACACAGCCAAgagggggtggaggggtgggtggggaggggaggcacCTGCACCCTGAGGACCCTGTACACTTCCAGCACTAGCCCCACAGGTAACCCTTCAGGGACAGGAAGCAGAGGCCTTGCCCTTTTCCCTAGACACCGTGACAGCTACTACTGCTGAGTCCTCTGTGTTCAAACTGGGAGCACAGCTGCTGGCCACCTTGGCCCCAGGTTCCGGAAGGAcagcagcccagccccagccagggCAGAGACctgcaggtgggggcaggggtgctGGCTCTTATCATAGCCCCTCCTCTCCCAGGTGACCCTGACCAAGCCCTGCGCCCCAGTTGTCACCTTTGGCATCAAACACTCTGACTACATGATTCCCCTGGTGGTTGATGTGGAGTAGCTCCATCACGCCCAGTGTCTGCACAAGAGATCCACCAGGCCACAGAGCTCGAGGCTGTCTTCACCAGCTGGGCTGGGCCAGCCTGGCCCTGCAGGGCAGAGCACGCTTGTTTGGGCAACTGTAACCA encodes:
- the CIMAP1A gene encoding ciliary microtubule associated protein 1A; its protein translation is MTEEVWMGTWRPHRPRGPIMALYSSPGPKYLIPPTTGFVKHTPTKLRAPAYSFRGAPMLLAENCSPGPRYNVNPKILRTGKDLGPAYSILGRYHSKTLLTPGPGDYFPEKSTKYVFDSAPSHSISARTKTFRVDSTPGPAAYMLPMVMGPNTVGKVSQPSFSIKGRSKLGSFSDDLHKTPGPAAYHQTDVQVTKFKAPQYTMAARVEPPGDKTLKPGPGAHSPEKVTLTKPCAPVVTFGIKHSDYMIPLVVDVE
- the LOC105494118 gene encoding BET1-like protein isoform X1, with amino-acid sequence MADWARAQSPGAVEEILDRENKRMADSLASKVTRLKSLALDIDRDAEDQNRYLDGMAVLHKPHLLSSALSKLGPGPLPSGLLPAPPQHCSMTPACGRHPEDEGLRGLRGIGKAGPSCWGDPCLV